A single region of the Bacillus cereus genome encodes:
- the pcp gene encoding pyroglutamyl-peptidase I, which yields MKTVLLTGFDPFGGESINPAWEVAKSLHEKTIGEYKIISKQVPTVFHKSIKVLKEYIEELNPEMIICIGQAGGRPDITIERVAINIDDARIADNEGNQPVDVPVVEEGPAAYWSTLPMKAIVKRLQEEGIPASVSQTAGTFVCNHIFYGLMHELEKHDQKIKGGFVHIPFLPEQASNYPGQPSMSLSTISKGIELAVEVTTTVEVDIVEIGGTTH from the coding sequence ATGAAAACAGTATTATTAACAGGATTTGATCCGTTCGGCGGAGAAAGCATCAACCCAGCTTGGGAAGTAGCAAAAAGTTTGCATGAAAAAACAATTGGAGAGTACAAGATTATTAGTAAACAAGTACCAACTGTATTTCATAAATCAATAAAAGTTTTAAAAGAATATATAGAAGAACTAAATCCTGAAATGATTATATGTATCGGACAAGCTGGGGGCAGACCAGATATTACGATAGAGCGTGTCGCAATTAATATTGATGATGCAAGAATTGCTGACAATGAAGGGAATCAGCCGGTAGATGTACCAGTTGTAGAAGAAGGACCGGCTGCCTATTGGTCTACGCTTCCGATGAAAGCAATCGTAAAAAGACTTCAAGAAGAAGGCATACCAGCTTCCGTTTCACAAACGGCAGGTACATTCGTTTGTAATCATATCTTTTATGGCCTTATGCATGAACTGGAGAAACATGATCAGAAAATAAAAGGCGGGTTTGTTCATATTCCATTTTTACCAGAACAAGCGAGCAATTATCCAGGGCAACCGAGTATGTCACTTTCTACTATTAGTAAAGGGATAGAATTGGCAGTTGAGGTAACGACGACGGTTGAGGTGGATATCGTGGAAATTGGGGGTACAACGCATTAA
- a CDS encoding DUF969 domain-containing protein, which yields MIKLIGILLVAVGFLFRLNTLLVVMVAGIVTGMVSGLSFYDVISMFGKFFIENRYMSMPIILTLPVIGILERYGLKERAEALITKSKGATTGKVLMSYFTIRESSAALGLNIGGHAQTVRPLVAPMAEGAAQGKYGKLPEKLREKIKANAAAAENTAWFFGEDIFIATGAILLMKGFFDSVGMHVGVWDMALWGIPTAISALIVSWIRFRRFDKYIAKTMESKEKEEKEAI from the coding sequence CTTTTAGTAGTTATGGTTGCAGGTATTGTTACTGGTATGGTTTCAGGATTAAGCTTTTATGATGTCATCAGCATGTTCGGTAAATTTTTCATAGAAAATAGATATATGTCTATGCCTATTATACTAACTTTACCGGTAATCGGAATTTTAGAGCGTTACGGTTTAAAAGAAAGAGCAGAAGCACTTATAACGAAATCAAAAGGCGCTACAACTGGAAAAGTATTAATGTCATATTTTACGATAAGAGAATCATCAGCAGCACTTGGACTAAATATTGGTGGTCATGCGCAAACAGTAAGACCGCTTGTTGCACCAATGGCAGAAGGAGCTGCGCAGGGTAAATACGGTAAACTCCCTGAAAAATTAAGAGAAAAGATTAAAGCAAACGCAGCAGCCGCGGAAAACACAGCTTGGTTTTTCGGAGAAGATATTTTCATCGCAACTGGTGCCATTTTACTAATGAAAGGGTTCTTCGATTCAGTAGGAATGCATGTTGGTGTATGGGATATGGCACTTTGGGGTATTCCAACTGCGATATCTGCCCTTATTGTAAGCTGGATTAGATTTAGAAGGTTTGATAAGTATATAGCGAAAACGATGGAATCAAAAGAAAAAGAAGAGAAGGAGGCAATATAA
- a CDS encoding DUF979 domain-containing protein, with translation MNIITMDTIYYVLGIIVAFIAVRIAFDREHPNRFGSSLFWALFAVTFLFGNVIPSFYVGCIVLAMVVLASLNKVTKSEEKEIPVQERVKHAEKLKNKIFMPALLIPIFTIIGTLTLGKIKWGNVSLVDPDKVTLVALALGALLAFVAAMRITKSKITTPVQEGSRLLQAVGWAVILPQMLAALGGIFAKSGVGQVVSDLVGQVLPTEYPFVAVMAYCLGMMLFTVVMGNAFAAFAVITGGIGLPLIVQMHGGNPAIMAALGMFAGYCGTLLTPMAANFNIVPAMLLELKDKNAVIKAQVPIALSIFIINMFIMYGLVYRF, from the coding sequence ATGAACATCATCACAATGGATACAATCTATTACGTATTAGGTATAATCGTTGCCTTTATCGCTGTTCGTATTGCATTTGATCGTGAACATCCAAATCGATTTGGTTCTAGCTTATTTTGGGCGTTATTTGCAGTTACATTTTTATTCGGAAATGTAATCCCTTCGTTTTACGTTGGCTGTATTGTACTCGCTATGGTCGTGTTAGCTTCACTAAACAAAGTAACAAAATCAGAGGAGAAAGAAATTCCAGTACAAGAACGTGTGAAACATGCTGAGAAATTGAAAAATAAAATTTTTATGCCTGCACTATTAATTCCTATTTTTACAATTATCGGTACATTAACGTTAGGGAAAATCAAATGGGGAAATGTCTCACTTGTTGATCCGGATAAAGTAACGTTAGTAGCATTAGCGCTAGGAGCATTACTTGCATTCGTTGCGGCGATGCGTATTACAAAATCGAAAATAACAACGCCTGTTCAAGAAGGAAGCAGACTATTACAAGCTGTCGGTTGGGCTGTAATTTTACCACAAATGTTAGCAGCACTTGGCGGTATTTTCGCGAAGTCTGGCGTTGGGCAAGTCGTTTCTGATTTAGTCGGACAAGTGTTACCGACAGAGTACCCGTTCGTTGCTGTTATGGCGTATTGTTTAGGAATGATGCTATTTACAGTCGTAATGGGGAATGCATTTGCAGCATTTGCCGTTATTACTGGAGGAATTGGCTTACCTTTAATTGTGCAAATGCACGGAGGAAACCCAGCAATTATGGCAGCACTAGGTATGTTTGCTGGATATTGCGGAACGCTGCTTACTCCAATGGCAGCAAACTTTAATATCGTACCGGCAATGCTTTTAGAATTGAAAGATAAAAATGCAGTTATTAAAGCACAAGTACCAATCGCTCTATCAATTTTTATTATCAATATGTTTATTATGTACGGCCTTGTATATCGTTTCTAA